One segment of Oceanispirochaeta sp. DNA contains the following:
- a CDS encoding 6-hydroxymethylpterin diphosphokinase MptE-like protein — protein sequence MNSIVLNKNLLCLATTSPEAVTQISHSKDSVDISFITARDGHLIPVLQGAQGEKPLHSRFDPVKEGFRFSNQYTSKGTVLAYGMGGAFHLLPMLSNPNLTSLIIIETEPEIMRALLSRIDFSPLLLDKRVTLWISDNPNDFRSYLLSKYIPVLSGDLQSLSLRTRVESNTHFFHRVAMVVKEAISTITDDYTVQTHFGKKWFVNTLTNLKASEETTLTLNPANSVQITAAGPSLEKQLDHLILYRNESTLIATDTSLPVLLNHGIKPDMVISIDCQHISYHHFMQGYPEDIPLVLDLASPPFLTRIAKKHLFFTSDHPFSNYVSRKFRSFPRIDTSGGNVTHAALSLAESLGAKKISLYGTDFSYPYGKPYSRGSYIFPYFQKSSTRTNGIESQFLGFVLHNKSLNREDLSGGFRYISKPMIHYKTSLENKANSMNAFVENIRGDGVSLNLVNKKPGKSYGFRMMSAGQSFQSRSDFLNDFAREIREFPEIENSLSEFLDSLSLDQKGTLMSMLPAAAHFRKNCDSGEDALNRARKWTLSLLDRKVFYE from the coding sequence ATGAACAGTATAGTATTGAATAAAAATCTTCTCTGTCTGGCAACGACATCACCCGAGGCTGTTACACAGATCAGTCATAGCAAAGACTCGGTAGATATAAGTTTCATTACGGCCCGAGATGGTCATCTCATTCCAGTATTACAGGGCGCACAAGGGGAGAAACCTCTTCATTCCCGATTTGATCCTGTAAAGGAAGGGTTCCGTTTTTCGAACCAATATACCTCAAAGGGCACTGTTCTGGCCTATGGGATGGGGGGAGCCTTTCATTTACTTCCTATGCTGTCTAATCCCAACTTAACCAGTCTGATCATCATTGAGACTGAACCAGAAATTATGAGGGCCCTCTTAAGCCGTATTGATTTCAGCCCTCTTTTACTTGATAAAAGGGTCACTCTCTGGATATCCGATAATCCTAATGATTTCAGATCCTACCTCCTGTCAAAGTATATACCCGTTTTATCAGGAGACCTGCAAAGTTTAAGTCTGCGGACCCGGGTAGAAAGCAATACACACTTTTTTCATAGAGTGGCTATGGTTGTTAAAGAAGCCATCTCTACCATTACTGATGATTATACAGTGCAGACACATTTTGGAAAAAAGTGGTTTGTAAACACACTCACAAACTTGAAGGCTTCTGAAGAAACAACCCTGACATTGAATCCAGCGAATAGTGTTCAGATCACGGCGGCAGGCCCCAGTCTGGAGAAACAACTGGATCATTTGATTCTCTACAGAAATGAATCGACACTCATTGCTACAGATACTTCCCTGCCGGTACTGCTGAATCATGGTATTAAACCTGATATGGTCATCTCCATTGACTGTCAGCATATTAGCTATCACCATTTTATGCAGGGTTATCCTGAAGATATTCCATTGGTTCTGGATCTAGCCTCACCTCCATTTTTAACACGTATTGCAAAAAAACACCTTTTCTTTACCAGCGATCATCCCTTCTCCAACTATGTGAGTAGAAAATTTCGAAGTTTTCCAAGAATTGATACATCCGGTGGCAATGTAACTCATGCGGCTTTAAGTCTGGCCGAATCACTTGGAGCAAAAAAAATAAGCCTCTATGGAACTGATTTTTCTTATCCTTATGGGAAACCCTATTCAAGAGGCAGCTATATTTTCCCATATTTTCAGAAGAGCAGCACAAGAACCAACGGTATTGAGAGTCAGTTTCTTGGCTTTGTCCTTCATAATAAATCTTTAAATCGAGAAGATCTTTCTGGTGGCTTCCGTTATATATCAAAGCCCATGATTCATTATAAAACGAGTCTTGAAAATAAAGCCAACTCTATGAATGCTTTTGTTGAAAATATCAGAGGGGATGGTGTTTCACTAAATCTGGTGAATAAAAAACCAGGGAAATCATATGGATTTCGAATGATGAGTGCAGGACAATCCTTTCAGAGCCGCAGTGATTTTTTAAATGATTTTGCCCGGGAAATCAGAGAGTTTCCTGAAATAGAAAATTCACTGAGTGAATTCCTTGATTCTCTGAGTCTGGATCAGAAAGGAACCTTGATGTCGATGCTGCCGGCGGCGGCCCATTTTAGAAAAAATTGTGATTCAGGTGAAGATGCATTGAATCGTGCCAGAAAATGGACATTATCCCTCCTGGACAGAAAAGTTTTTTACGAATAA